In the genome of Fluviispira vulneris, one region contains:
- a CDS encoding ABC transporter ATP-binding protein, with the protein MTQGCILEFKNISKNYGKKCIIKNINLNIFHNEVIGLLGVNGAGKTTTIKLMLGQETPSAGEIKLFGKNPINPAARIHIGATPQNIEFPEGIKTIEILKFIHSHYPNPFPIEEMIEKFGLITFLEHKATKLSGGQKRRLALALAFIGNPKIVFLDEPTTGLDVEARKLLWEVIKEYKNKGKTIFLTTHYLEEIEQIATRILFLQKCEIIADESVEGIQKIANSKLAKVSFECGTQCEFNNFSSIDSITKNKTNYILTTKNSDQLICELVKNNIPFSNLQIKKENLESAFLNLSKGE; encoded by the coding sequence ATGACGCAAGGTTGTATCTTAGAGTTTAAAAATATATCCAAAAATTATGGCAAAAAATGCATAATTAAAAACATTAATTTAAATATTTTTCACAATGAAGTGATCGGACTTCTCGGTGTGAACGGTGCAGGAAAAACAACAACAATCAAATTAATGCTTGGGCAAGAAACACCTTCAGCAGGAGAAATAAAACTTTTTGGCAAGAATCCTATCAATCCTGCGGCACGTATCCATATTGGTGCCACACCCCAAAATATAGAATTTCCAGAAGGAATTAAGACCATCGAAATTCTAAAATTCATCCATTCACATTATCCTAATCCCTTTCCTATTGAAGAAATGATCGAAAAATTTGGTTTAATTACATTTTTAGAGCATAAAGCTACTAAATTATCAGGCGGACAGAAAAGAAGACTGGCATTGGCTCTGGCATTTATCGGCAACCCAAAAATTGTCTTTTTAGATGAACCCACAACTGGGCTTGACGTTGAAGCCAGAAAATTGCTTTGGGAAGTTATCAAGGAATATAAAAATAAAGGCAAAACCATTTTTTTAACCACCCACTATTTGGAAGAAATCGAACAGATAGCGACTCGTATTCTTTTTCTACAAAAGTGTGAAATTATTGCTGATGAAAGCGTTGAAGGTATTCAAAAAATTGCGAATTCTAAGCTTGCAAAAGTCTCATTTGAATGCGGAACTCAATGTGAATTCAACAATTTTAGTTCGATTGATTCTATTACTAAAAACAAAACAAATTATATTTTAACCACAAAAAACTCAGATCAACTTATTTGTGAACTTGTAAAAAATAATATTCCATTTTCAAACTTACAAATAAAGAAAGAAAATTTAGAATCTGCTTTTTTAAATTTATCTAAAGGGGAATAA
- a CDS encoding APC family permease, with translation MELKRGISTWGILFASVSATIGSGWLFGSLYTAKMAGPAAIIAWFIGAVAIIIVAMCFAELSTMFPVSGGLSAFPLFTHGTTISFILGWVSWLAFIVIVPIEVLAVIQYAATFIPSLMQKVGDSDQLTPSGYIVAFFLTGILLLINITSARIMSKTSFYITIWKLLVPCLLIILFLYKSHHFENLTSHGFAPNGMQGLFASLSVGGIILAYNGFQPGVALAGETKNPQRSIPIAIVGSMVICMFIYCFLQFAFILAVPPENLENGWSALTFAGQEGPFAGLAIIIGLAWFGVILYSDALISPFGSGVIFMAASARASYSMSKSKLMPHFFQLLSKNAVPIPGLFVTFILSLVIFVCFDNWQEMASFYAAAICLCNAVIPVTLFVMRNDFPNLPRPFKIFSYKIFSMIAFYISNMLFYWCGWHIIWKLDIVIIIGIAMLAAMNNFNKSQLSIDLKASIWLAFYLVSFNIVSCLGSYGNGALNIITNGNDFVCIAIISSISVILASKFKLAKRKAEKLIHETLESIENEKTKFST, from the coding sequence ATGGAATTAAAGCGTGGAATTTCTACATGGGGCATCCTATTTGCTTCTGTCAGTGCAACAATTGGCTCCGGTTGGTTGTTTGGTTCTCTTTACACTGCCAAAATGGCTGGACCTGCGGCTATTATTGCCTGGTTTATTGGTGCCGTCGCAATCATCATAGTAGCAATGTGTTTTGCAGAATTATCAACGATGTTTCCTGTATCGGGAGGGCTCAGTGCCTTCCCTCTTTTTACCCATGGTACCACAATTTCTTTTATTTTGGGTTGGGTTTCTTGGCTTGCGTTTATTGTTATTGTTCCAATAGAAGTGCTTGCTGTAATTCAATATGCTGCCACCTTTATTCCATCTCTTATGCAAAAAGTTGGTGATTCCGATCAGCTCACTCCTTCGGGTTATATTGTAGCTTTTTTTCTAACGGGAATTTTATTATTAATTAATATAACAAGTGCACGCATAATGTCAAAAACGAGTTTTTATATTACGATTTGGAAATTGTTAGTTCCATGTCTATTAATTATACTTTTCCTATATAAATCACACCATTTTGAAAATTTAACTTCTCATGGTTTCGCTCCAAATGGCATGCAAGGATTATTTGCCTCTTTATCTGTGGGCGGAATTATTCTTGCTTATAATGGTTTTCAACCTGGAGTTGCCCTTGCAGGTGAAACAAAAAATCCACAACGCAGCATACCTATCGCAATTGTCGGCTCAATGGTTATCTGTATGTTTATTTATTGTTTTCTCCAATTCGCTTTTATTTTAGCAGTTCCGCCAGAAAATCTGGAAAACGGATGGAGTGCCTTGACTTTTGCTGGTCAAGAAGGTCCTTTTGCTGGGCTGGCAATTATCATAGGCTTAGCTTGGTTTGGTGTCATACTCTATTCTGACGCTCTTATTTCGCCATTTGGCAGTGGTGTTATTTTTATGGCTGCTTCTGCTCGTGCTTCTTACAGTATGAGTAAAAGTAAGTTGATGCCCCATTTTTTTCAATTATTGTCAAAAAATGCTGTTCCGATTCCAGGATTGTTTGTTACTTTTATTCTTTCCCTTGTTATATTTGTTTGTTTTGATAATTGGCAAGAAATGGCCTCATTTTATGCAGCGGCAATTTGCCTTTGCAATGCAGTCATACCTGTTACTTTATTTGTTATGCGCAATGATTTTCCAAATTTACCAAGACCCTTTAAGATATTTTCTTATAAGATTTTCTCAATGATTGCTTTTTATATAAGTAATATGCTGTTTTATTGGTGTGGTTGGCACATTATATGGAAGCTCGATATAGTTATTATCATAGGGATCGCTATGTTGGCTGCCATGAATAATTTTAATAAAAGCCAACTGTCGATAGATCTAAAAGCTTCTATCTGGCTTGCCTTTTATTTAGTTTCTTTTAACATTGTTTCCTGCCTTGGTTCTTACGGCAACGGTGCTCTTAATATTATTACAAACGGTAATGATTTTGTTTGTATTGCAATTATCAGTTCAATTTCTGTAATCCTTGCTAGTAAGTTTAAACTCGCAAAAAGAAAAGCTGAAAAACTTATTCATGAAACGCTTGAATCAATTGAAAATGAAAAAACGAAATTTAGCACTTAA
- a CDS encoding Glu/Leu/Phe/Val family dehydrogenase yields MKLFSHVEQMGHEQIVFCCDKESGLKAIIAIHDTTLGPALGGTRLLPYEKEDDAFNDVLRLSRGMTYKAACAGLALGGGKAVIIADPSQKSEAMFRTYGRFVESLNGRYITAEDMNTNVANMDHIRLETRYVTGVSAGLGGSGDPSIMTAKGVLYGIEASVKYRLGKNELRGIKIAVQGIGAVGKHLCKMLHDRGAQLYVTDIDDQKLKQAHSLYNATIVTEAELYALDVDVYAPCARGSVLNSSTIPRLKAKVVAGCANNQLEDEEKHAKILKENKILYAPDYVINAGGLINVANELTGYNLEKVESEIARIANTLDSIYIEADKLSLTTQEAAKRFAEKRIQSVANLKTMSSFKHSAIGNIIK; encoded by the coding sequence ATGAAGTTATTTTCGCATGTTGAACAAATGGGCCATGAACAAATTGTTTTTTGCTGCGATAAGGAATCGGGACTAAAAGCAATCATAGCCATACATGATACCACTTTAGGGCCTGCTTTGGGTGGGACACGTCTTTTACCGTATGAAAAAGAAGATGATGCTTTTAATGATGTCTTACGGTTAAGCAGAGGTATGACGTATAAAGCAGCCTGTGCGGGCTTAGCTTTGGGGGGTGGAAAAGCCGTCATCATTGCTGATCCGAGTCAAAAATCGGAAGCTATGTTTCGCACTTATGGAAGATTTGTAGAATCTCTCAATGGCCGTTATATTACGGCTGAAGATATGAACACAAATGTTGCAAATATGGATCACATCCGTTTGGAAACTCGTTACGTTACTGGCGTTTCTGCAGGTCTCGGGGGAAGTGGAGATCCGAGTATTATGACTGCAAAAGGAGTTCTTTATGGAATCGAAGCATCTGTAAAGTATCGTTTGGGTAAAAATGAATTACGCGGAATTAAGATCGCTGTTCAAGGGATTGGTGCTGTAGGAAAACATCTTTGCAAAATGTTGCATGACAGAGGAGCACAACTCTATGTCACAGACATTGACGATCAAAAATTGAAACAAGCACATTCGTTATACAACGCAACAATTGTTACAGAAGCAGAACTTTATGCTTTAGATGTGGATGTCTATGCTCCATGTGCGCGCGGTTCTGTTTTAAATTCTTCTACCATTCCTAGATTGAAAGCAAAAGTGGTTGCTGGTTGTGCAAATAATCAACTTGAAGATGAAGAAAAGCATGCAAAAATATTGAAAGAAAATAAAATTCTTTATGCACCAGATTATGTTATCAATGCCGGTGGATTGATAAATGTTGCAAATGAACTCACTGGGTATAATCTCGAAAAGGTTGAATCTGAAATTGCGCGTATTGCCAACACTCTTGATTCAATTTATATCGAGGCTGACAAATTGAGTTTGACAACACAAGAAGCTGCGAAGCGTTTTGCAGAAAAGCGCATTCAAAGTGTTGCAAATTTAAAAACAATGTCGAGTTTTAAACATTCTGCAATTGGTAATATTATAAAGTAA
- a CDS encoding MFS transporter, whose translation MFAVTNQTNNKIFVVIAVAFAMFVDAMSYGIVVPLLPIYANQYLNHSNTLTSLFVSIYAIGLLISVPFVNFLTQKIGNKSTLIFGGFLLFFSLLLFPFGNSIGLLFLARFLQGASAAITWTAGLGLVALNVHPQKRSTALGTVMVGVSVGHLLGAPFAGFLYEFGGLYLPFFGVSLFTLISLSLFYLLKDNNEVIADLKKYNNFDFVKLISKNNILFALCAVVLLESFMISMLEPTLALYVSRQFNASSMTIGILFGVQVLTLGLLSPIVGKLADKYGKLKMIVIGMFSCGVLFLSMATTQSLPSFFILMSLLGVSSAFFMSPVLSAFADEIDKSEMKGLYHIAYGIFNLVYSLGMILGPTCGGALSEMWSETAGFAIVGVVLLAAVVPFVYTILLKKKLSYIVQPSAKDLVHPVEKTKSKVQDFSPIA comes from the coding sequence ATGTTCGCAGTCACTAACCAAACTAATAATAAAATATTTGTTGTGATTGCTGTTGCGTTTGCCATGTTTGTGGATGCTATGAGTTATGGAATAGTTGTTCCTCTTTTACCAATCTATGCAAACCAATATTTAAATCACTCTAATACATTAACGAGTTTATTTGTTTCTATTTATGCAATAGGTCTCTTAATAAGCGTTCCATTTGTTAATTTTCTGACACAAAAAATTGGTAATAAGTCCACCCTTATTTTTGGCGGATTCCTCTTATTTTTCAGCTTATTGCTTTTCCCATTTGGTAATTCTATCGGACTGCTTTTTTTAGCACGATTTTTACAAGGTGCATCAGCAGCTATTACTTGGACTGCAGGCTTAGGTTTGGTTGCATTAAATGTGCATCCTCAAAAGAGATCCACAGCTCTCGGTACAGTTATGGTTGGAGTTTCAGTAGGCCACCTTTTAGGGGCACCTTTTGCAGGCTTTTTATATGAATTCGGTGGATTGTATTTACCGTTCTTTGGTGTTTCTTTATTTACATTAATCAGTTTATCACTGTTCTATCTCTTAAAAGATAATAATGAAGTTATTGCCGATCTTAAAAAATATAATAATTTTGATTTTGTTAAGCTGATTTCTAAAAACAATATTCTTTTTGCTTTATGTGCTGTCGTTTTATTAGAGTCATTCATGATTTCTATGCTTGAACCCACTCTTGCTCTATATGTTTCGCGTCAATTTAATGCTTCAAGTATGACAATTGGGATTTTATTTGGAGTTCAGGTCTTAACCCTTGGACTATTATCTCCTATTGTAGGTAAACTAGCTGATAAATATGGAAAACTTAAAATGATAGTTATTGGTATGTTTTCTTGTGGCGTGCTTTTCTTGTCGATGGCGACCACACAAAGTCTACCATCCTTTTTTATATTAATGAGCTTACTCGGTGTTTCTTCTGCATTTTTCATGAGCCCAGTTCTATCTGCCTTTGCGGATGAAATAGATAAATCTGAAATGAAAGGTTTATACCATATTGCATATGGAATATTTAATCTTGTTTATTCTTTAGGAATGATTCTCGGTCCAACGTGTGGAGGTGCTTTAAGCGAAATGTGGTCTGAAACGGCAGGATTTGCTATTGTCGGTGTCGTCCTTCTCGCTGCCGTTGTACCTTTTGTTTATACTATTCTTTTAAAGAAGAAGCTGTCTTACATTGTTCAACCTTCTGCCAAAGATCTTGTTCATCCTGTGGAGAAGACGAAAAGCAAAGTTCAAGATTTTTCACCAATTGCTTAA
- a CDS encoding MBL fold metallo-hydrolase: MVFRKQLFGILTFVCSFFSLIASAAGLKVEIYNPGTKSIFPISSEIIIGNKEVVLIDAQFQKNDAEALVKKIKATGKKLTTVFITHKDPDFYFGLDTIKKAFPDVKILATKYTVDDIKASMDGKLKYWSPILKGNAPTKVILPEVLDGNSFTLEGEKIEVIGLDSSAPGDTFLWIPSIKTVMGGVIVYGKMHLWVADNQSEESRKHWFEAMDAMENLKPTKVIPGHFLPSTPLTVESIKFTREYLKKFEEEAKKAKNSKELINSMKKLYPKIGGNTELEMSAKVIKGEMKWPM, from the coding sequence ATGGTTTTCCGAAAGCAATTGTTTGGGATTCTTACATTCGTATGTTCATTTTTTTCTCTTATTGCTTCTGCAGCAGGATTAAAAGTTGAAATATATAATCCAGGTACAAAAAGTATTTTTCCTATTTCATCAGAAATTATTATAGGTAATAAGGAAGTTGTATTAATTGACGCTCAATTTCAAAAAAATGATGCTGAAGCATTGGTTAAAAAGATAAAAGCCACAGGGAAAAAACTTACAACTGTATTTATAACTCATAAAGATCCAGATTTTTATTTTGGTCTTGATACAATAAAAAAGGCATTTCCAGATGTAAAGATTTTAGCAACAAAATATACTGTTGATGATATTAAGGCATCGATGGATGGTAAATTGAAATATTGGTCTCCAATTTTAAAAGGAAATGCGCCAACTAAAGTCATCCTTCCAGAAGTTTTAGATGGAAATTCCTTTACGCTTGAAGGAGAAAAAATTGAAGTTATTGGATTGGATAGTTCTGCACCTGGGGACACATTTTTATGGATACCATCTATAAAAACCGTAATGGGTGGAGTGATTGTATATGGTAAAATGCATTTATGGGTTGCAGATAATCAATCCGAAGAGTCACGTAAGCATTGGTTTGAAGCAATGGATGCTATGGAAAATTTAAAACCTACCAAAGTGATACCTGGCCATTTCCTCCCATCGACACCTTTGACAGTTGAATCGATTAAATTTACTCGTGAATATTTAAAAAAGTTTGAAGAAGAAGCGAAAAAAGCAAAAAATTCGAAAGAACTCATTAATAGTATGAAGAAACTTTATCCAAAAATCGGTGGAAATACGGAACTTGAAATGAGTGCAAAAGTGATTAAAGGCGAAATGAAATGGCCTATGTGA
- a CDS encoding EVE domain-containing protein, which yields MDLENKIDSKFWLMKSEPDVFSFFDLESRENQIEQWDGVRNYQARNFMMNDMKVGDKILFYHSNSAPPGIAGLCEVVEEAKPDDTALDPKSEYFDPKSTKEKPRWFAVTVGKPQRLNKFVSLSELREEKELKDMLLLRKGQRLSILPVSQQEYSCILKIASSRK from the coding sequence ATGGATTTAGAAAATAAAATTGATAGTAAATTTTGGCTTATGAAGTCAGAGCCTGATGTTTTTTCTTTTTTTGATTTAGAGAGTCGAGAAAATCAAATAGAACAATGGGATGGAGTGAGAAATTATCAGGCTCGAAATTTTATGATGAATGATATGAAAGTAGGTGATAAAATATTATTTTATCATTCTAATTCAGCACCACCTGGAATTGCGGGACTCTGTGAAGTTGTTGAAGAAGCTAAGCCTGATGACACTGCGCTTGATCCTAAATCAGAATATTTTGATCCAAAATCAACTAAAGAAAAACCGCGATGGTTTGCGGTGACTGTTGGTAAACCACAGAGGCTTAACAAATTTGTTTCCTTATCTGAGTTGCGTGAAGAAAAGGAATTAAAAGATATGCTGCTCTTGCGTAAAGGTCAGAGACTTTCTATCTTGCCCGTGTCTCAGCAAGAGTACAGTTGTATTTTAAAAATAGCTTCGAGCAGAAAATAG
- a CDS encoding FMN-binding glutamate synthase family protein: MRTQFVLVSIILILLNIISIFVFPWFLYSLILIIPLIVMGIIDMIQPSQTLRRNFPVLARARYMLEEIRPEMQQYFIESDTEGMPFNREQRSVVYQRAKGARDTVPFGTKKNVYQVGYEWVNHSLSPTKVEFDKLRVLIGGKDCLQPYNASLLNISAMSYGSLSRNAILALNAGAKAGKFAHNTGEGGLTPHHLENGGDIIWQIGTGYFGCRNLDGTFNDLEFIKKAAHTPQVKMIEIKLSQGAKPGHGGILPAQKVTKEVAEIRGVPMGKDVLSPPAHTAFKTPSELCYFIANLRRMSGGKPVGIKLCLGNKWEFIAICKAMLLTGMMPDYISIDGAEGGTGAAPLEFTNTVGTPGIDALMFVHNSLVGFGIRNKIKVLSSGKVTTAFEMIKLISLGADAVYSARGMMLALGCIQALKCNSNHCPTGVATQNKSLMVGLDVTDKKKRVANFHHETMKSLLEIIEAMGLDGPQDLRPWHVMRRVSETDSKNYAEIFEYILEGSLLGNDLPASFESAVKLASPDSFRPIFV; encoded by the coding sequence ATGCGAACTCAATTTGTTTTGGTATCTATAATATTGATTTTATTAAATATTATATCAATATTTGTATTTCCTTGGTTTTTGTATTCACTGATTCTCATTATTCCGCTCATCGTGATGGGAATTATCGATATGATTCAACCATCGCAGACATTGAGAAGAAATTTTCCAGTTTTGGCGCGTGCTCGTTATATGCTAGAAGAAATACGACCAGAAATGCAGCAGTATTTTATAGAATCGGACACCGAAGGGATGCCTTTCAATCGGGAACAACGCTCTGTTGTCTATCAACGTGCAAAAGGAGCCCGTGACACTGTGCCATTTGGCACGAAAAAAAATGTATATCAGGTAGGGTATGAATGGGTAAATCATTCTTTAAGTCCGACTAAAGTTGAGTTTGATAAACTCAGAGTTCTCATCGGTGGTAAGGATTGTTTACAACCTTATAATGCAAGTTTGTTAAATATTTCTGCAATGAGCTATGGGTCTCTTAGTCGCAATGCCATATTGGCATTAAATGCGGGGGCAAAAGCGGGAAAGTTTGCTCACAATACGGGCGAAGGGGGCTTAACGCCACATCATTTAGAAAATGGTGGGGATATTATCTGGCAAATTGGCACAGGGTATTTTGGCTGTCGAAATTTGGATGGGACATTTAACGATCTCGAGTTTATAAAAAAAGCTGCGCACACTCCACAAGTCAAAATGATAGAAATCAAATTGTCCCAAGGTGCTAAACCAGGACATGGCGGTATTCTTCCAGCACAAAAAGTAACAAAAGAAGTTGCTGAAATTCGCGGTGTACCAATGGGTAAAGATGTTTTATCACCCCCTGCGCATACGGCATTTAAAACTCCATCAGAGCTTTGTTACTTTATTGCAAATTTAAGAAGAATGTCTGGTGGAAAACCAGTGGGCATTAAACTTTGTCTTGGAAATAAATGGGAATTTATTGCAATCTGTAAGGCTATGCTTCTGACTGGCATGATGCCTGATTATATTTCAATCGACGGAGCGGAAGGAGGAACAGGTGCTGCCCCACTCGAATTTACAAATACAGTTGGCACTCCTGGTATAGATGCCTTGATGTTCGTGCATAACTCGCTTGTCGGATTTGGGATAAGAAATAAAATAAAAGTATTATCCTCTGGTAAAGTAACAACTGCTTTTGAAATGATTAAATTGATTTCGCTTGGTGCAGATGCTGTTTATTCTGCAAGAGGAATGATGCTTGCTCTTGGTTGTATACAAGCCCTTAAGTGCAACTCAAATCATTGTCCAACGGGTGTGGCTACTCAGAATAAATCTCTTATGGTTGGCCTAGATGTGACAGATAAGAAAAAAAGAGTTGCAAATTTTCATCACGAAACTATGAAAAGCTTGTTAGAAATTATTGAAGCAATGGGTCTTGATGGTCCACAAGACTTAAGACCTTGGCATGTCATGCGGAGAGTCAGTGAAACAGATTCAAAAAATTATGCAGAAATCTTTGAATATATATTAGAGGGGTCGTTGCTTGGCAATGATTTACCTGCTTCTTTTGAATCTGCTGTTAAATTAGCCTCACCTGATAGTTTTAGGCCAATATTTGTTTGA
- a CDS encoding aminopeptidase: protein MKFGFIIATSFLFSGCYSISQGYGQVKLLMKQEPIKDVIKENKETEARLKKLKIVQPILDFVQTEIGLTPGRSYQKYIALDKPYVSWIVQAAQKRSLELKTWWFPFVGSQPYLGYFEKENALAMQKSLIDEGYDTVSGGVSAFSLLGYYPDPLYSSIIDNATMPQFIETIIHESLHRTIYIPNYYAFNENLADFIAKKATVIFLKKNQNIGENPVVYEQEYIKNQKVQKKFQTFLNKTKKDLDIFYQEIAKNPEFADEEKFLLKREIEFKRIADEYKKYMNGLEIGTSYEFSFQAGKINNALILAYSVYEAKQEPFEIALKNADGNLKQLVKNLELCFSSSPQDEQDLWQKVEQCKTASSLKE, encoded by the coding sequence TTGAAATTTGGATTTATAATAGCAACATCTTTTTTATTCAGTGGTTGTTATTCAATTAGTCAAGGGTATGGTCAAGTTAAACTCCTCATGAAACAAGAGCCTATTAAAGATGTGATAAAAGAAAATAAAGAAACAGAAGCACGACTCAAAAAACTTAAAATTGTTCAACCAATTTTAGATTTTGTGCAAACAGAAATTGGTCTGACACCTGGCCGCAGTTATCAAAAATACATTGCATTGGATAAACCCTACGTTTCTTGGATCGTACAAGCTGCACAAAAGCGTTCTCTCGAATTAAAAACATGGTGGTTTCCTTTTGTTGGATCTCAACCTTATTTAGGATATTTTGAGAAAGAAAATGCATTGGCAATGCAAAAATCTTTAATAGATGAAGGTTATGACACTGTTTCGGGAGGTGTCTCTGCATTTTCACTTTTAGGGTACTATCCAGATCCTTTGTATTCATCTATAATAGATAACGCAACAATGCCGCAATTTATAGAAACAATTATTCATGAGTCATTGCATAGGACTATTTATATCCCTAATTATTATGCTTTTAATGAAAATTTAGCTGACTTCATTGCCAAAAAAGCTACGGTAATTTTTTTAAAGAAGAATCAGAATATTGGTGAAAATCCTGTCGTATATGAACAAGAATATATAAAGAATCAAAAAGTGCAAAAAAAATTTCAAACATTTTTAAACAAAACAAAGAAAGATTTAGATATATTTTATCAAGAAATAGCTAAAAATCCAGAATTTGCAGATGAAGAAAAGTTTTTACTTAAACGAGAAATTGAATTTAAAAGAATAGCAGATGAATACAAAAAATATATGAATGGTTTGGAAATAGGCACTTCTTATGAGTTTTCCTTTCAAGCAGGAAAAATAAACAATGCTCTTATTTTGGCTTATTCTGTTTATGAAGCAAAACAAGAGCCGTTTGAAATTGCCTTAAAAAATGCTGATGGCAATCTTAAGCAATTGGTGAAAAATCTTGAACTTTGCTTTTCGTCTTCTCCACAGGATGAACAAGATCTTTGGCAGAAGGTTGAACAATGTAAGACAGCTTCTTCTTTAAAAGAATAG